In Festucalex cinctus isolate MCC-2025b chromosome 21, RoL_Fcin_1.0, whole genome shotgun sequence, one genomic interval encodes:
- the gjd2b gene encoding gap junction protein delta 2b — translation MGEWTILERLLEAAVQQHSTMIGRILLTVVVIFRILIVAIVGETVYNDEQSMFVCNTLQPGCNQACYDKAFPISHIRYWVFQIIMVCCPSLCFITYSVHQSAKQKERRYSTVYLSLDKEQDSMKRDDNKKIKNTIVNGVLQNTENTNKEAEPDCLEAKDMPNSVVRTTKSKMRRQEGISRFYIIQVVFRNALEIGFLVGQYFLYGFNVPAVYECDRYPCIKDVECYVSRPTEKTVFLVFMFAVSGICVVLNLAELNHLGWRKIKAAVRGVRARRKSIYEIRNKDLPRMSMPNFGRTQSSDSAYV, via the exons ATGGGAGAGTGGACCATATTGGAGCGTCTCTTGGAGGCGGCAGTCCAGCAACACTCGACTATGATCGGAAG GATCCTGCTGAcagtggtggtgatttttcgtATTCTGATCGTGGCAATAGTTGGAGAGACAGTGTACAATGACGAGCAGTCCATGTTTGTATGTAACACTTTACAGCCAGGCTGTAACCAGGCTTGTTACGACAAAGCTTTCCCCATTTCTCACATCAGGTACTGGGTGTTCCAGATCATTATGGTCTGCTGCCCCAGCCTTTGCTTTATCACCTACTCTGTCCACCAGTCTGCCAAGCAGAAGGAGCGCCGCTACTCCACAGTGTACCTCTCCCTGGACAAGGAGCAGGACTCTATGAAAAGAGATGACAACAAGAAGATCAAGAACACTATTGTTAATGGGGTGCTACAGAACACAGAGAACACCAACAAGGAGGCGGAGCCTGATTGCCTTGAGGCCAAGGACATGCCCAATTCAGTCGTGCGAACTACTAAGTCCAAAATGAGAAGGCAGGAAGGCATATCCAGATTCTACATCATCCAGGTGGTGTTCAGAAACGCACTGGAGATCGGATTCCTTGTGGGTCAATATTTCCTTTATGGATTCAACGTCCCCGCTGTGTATGAGTGCGACCGATACCCCTGCATAAAAGATGTAGAGTGTTATGTTTCCAGGCCAACGGAGAAGACAGTGTTTTTGGTCTTCATGTTTGCAGTCAGTGGCATTTGTGTGGTGCTTAACTTAGCAGAGCTCAACCATCTCGGGTGGAGGAAGATCAAAGCTGCCGTTCGAGGAGTGCGGGCCAGGAGGAAGTCTATTTATGAAATCCGCAACAAAGACTTGCCAAGGATGAGTATGCCCAACTTTGGACGCACTCAGTCCAGTGACTCTGCATATGTATAA